CGCGCCGATTTCGCGCTGCTGCGTGCGCATGAGGCGGATCATTTCGGCAATCTTACCTACCGGCTGACGGCGGCGAACTTCAATCCGGTGATGGCCTTCGCCGCTGACTGCGTCATTGCCGAGCCCGAAGAGATCGTTCCGGTCGGCGTGATCCCGCCGGACGCCGTGCGCACGCCTGGCGTGCTCGTGCATCATCTCGTGAGGAGGCCGCAGTGATGGACGCTAAAGAGGTCATCGCGCGTCGGGTCGCTCTCGAATTGCGTGACCGCACCCTGGTAAATTTGGGCATCGGTCTGCCCACGCTCGTTGCGTGCTACGTGCCCTCGGGAATCTCGGTGGCGTTTCAGAGCGAAAACGGCATTATCGGCTTTGGCGAGCCGCCGCCGGATGGTCTGGAGGATCCTTACCTCACAGACGCCGGGGGCGGATACATTTCCGCTCTCCCCGGAGCCGCCGCATTTGACAGCGCGATCAGTTTTGCGCTGATCCGGGGCGGACATCTGGACATGACCGTTCTCGGCGGCCTGCAAGTCGATTCAAGCGGCCGTCTCGCGAACTGGATGGCGCCCGGCAAACTCGTCCCAGGCATGGGCGGCGCAATGGACCTCGTCGCCGGCGCGAAGCGCGTCATCGTCGCCATGCAACACACGGCCAAGGGGCAACCAAAAATCGTCGAGGCTCTAACGCTTCCGCCCACGGCGGCGCGGCGCATCAGCCTCATCGTCACCGAACTGGCGGTGATCGAGCCTACAGACGAGGGGCTGGTATTGCGGGAGCGGGCGCCCGGCGTAAGCGTGGACACGGTCGTCGCAAGCACGGGAGCCAAGCTGTTGCTCGACGGCGATACGCCGACAATGCCGATCGTTTCGCCTGAGCGCGTGGCCGCCTGAGGCGCACGCGTCCGCCCCGTGGTCGACACCGCTGCCGCATCGCTGCCGAGCGATCCTTTTGGAGAGCCTGCCATGTTGAACGTCTCGCCTAGAAATTTGGCCTCCTTCGACGTGGATGACAAATCGGGCGCTGCGCAAAAAGGAGCTCTCCTCAATGGCGACCTATCGAAGTTGGCGGAGCTGGCTCAATCTCTCGTCGAACTGAGCGGCAGTCATTTCGAGAAGATCGCCTCCAGCTATGGCGACGCCTCGCGCACACACCTTGGCGAATGGCAGATCATAAGCCGCGAACTGTCGCAGTCAGGAGATCTGCCTGGGAAGTTCGCAGAATATGTGACCGACGCCGGCCAACGCTGGATCTTGTTTCTCGACATCATGCGGGAAGTCGGGAATTTCGCCGTTGAGCAAATGGAGGGCGGCGAGCGGCTCGTCCTGGTTTACGACTTTAACGTCGTGATCGACGGCCGCACGCTCGAGCGCCCGACGAATTACTTGCTTGTGCAAATCCAGCCGCCCGAAGGCGTCCAGACCGACCCGACGTTGCGTCCCTATATGATCATCGATCCGCGCGCGGGCCACGGAGCAGGGATCGGAGGCTTCAAGTCCGATAGTCAGGTCGGCGTCGCTCTTGCGCATGGCCATCCTGTCTATTTCGTGATCTTCCTTCCCAAGCCTCAGCCCGGTCAGACCTTGGCCGATGTTTGCATGGCCGAAGGCG
Above is a genomic segment from Methylocystis rosea containing:
- a CDS encoding 3-oxoacid CoA-transferase subunit B translates to MDAKEVIARRVALELRDRTLVNLGIGLPTLVACYVPSGISVAFQSENGIIGFGEPPPDGLEDPYLTDAGGGYISALPGAAAFDSAISFALIRGGHLDMTVLGGLQVDSSGRLANWMAPGKLVPGMGGAMDLVAGAKRVIVAMQHTAKGQPKIVEALTLPPTAARRISLIVTELAVIEPTDEGLVLRERAPGVSVDTVVASTGAKLLLDGDTPTMPIVSPERVAA